A window from Toxoplasma gondii ME49 chromosome IX, whole genome shotgun sequence encodes these proteins:
- a CDS encoding hypothetical protein (encoded by transcript TGME49_264770), with protein MAFFDDSSSFFSSPFGGDFGGPAGGSEAGLRRSSGAGFGSQPFEDFASPSLFSSQQAPKQSRSAASSSFQGTSASGAEGLVYVTVGMLQSAAKEMRAGGESTQAFRLHGNDVGLVGLRGWVAPPGCEKLASLVRFKLADGTGEIEVEYDMVDGKPWWGIHEEEAAGVVLPEVDGRCGADEADGQGNQRAVEVLGGRRRFLEVGSLVRIAAGVSMDLKGEVSLSASACAPIKDPAEFVLLHPAAVAHAAATFAARRGTLRPQEDEPPKQEAERGLKKVKTEDLKPTEADPAAPANLSPDEEQKLLADYSHIEDPVQREIILVLLTQGGGAKRAPKATVKAEVQCRSRGCTEEQLDAALKDLEEAAEIIEHAGFVALAC; from the exons ATGGCGTTCTTTGACGACTCTtcgagtttcttttcttccccgttCGGCGGCGACTTCGGCGGCCCTGCCGGCGGCTCGGAAGCGGGGCTTCGACGCTCAAGTGGTGCCGGTTTCGGCTCCCAGCCGTTCGAAGACTTcgcctccccttctctcttctcctcgcagCAGGCGCCGAAGCAAAGTCGCTCAgccgcctcttcctccttccagGGTACCTCTGCCTCCGGCGCAGAGGGCCTGGTCTACGTCACTGTCGGGATGCTTCAGAGTGCAGCGAAGGAGATGCGCGCGGGCGGCGAGAGCACTCAGGCCTTCAGACTTCACGGTAACGACGTCGGTCTGGTGGGTCTCCGAGGCTGGGTGGCGCCTCCAGGGTGCGAGAAGCTTGCATCGCTGGTCCGCTTCAAGCTGGCGGACGGCACAGGCGAAATCGAGGTCGAGTACGACATGGTCGACGGCAAACCATGGTGGGGGAtccacgaggaagaagctgcggGGGTAGTCCTGCCTGAGGTCGATGGCCGATGCGGCGCGGACGAGGCCGATGGACAAGGGAACCAGAGAGCTGTCGAGGTTCTGGGTGGGAGGCGACGGTTTCTCGAGGTCGGTTCTCTCGTTCGAATCGCTGCAGGCGTCTCGATGGACTTGAAGGGtgaagtttctctctcggcctccGCCTGCGCCCCCATCAAAGATCCCGCCGAAttcgttctcctccaccctgcagctgtcgcgcatgcagccgccaCTTTCGCGGCGAGACGCGGCACTCTCCGGCCCCAGGAGGACGAGCCGCCGAAGCAGGAGGCAGAGCGCGGCTTGAAAAAGGTCAAGACGGAAGACCTGAAGCCGACAGAGGCCGACCCCGCGGCTCCCGCAAATCTGTCGCCTG ATGAGGAGCAGAAGCTTTTGGCGGATTACAGCCACATCGAGGACCCTGTCCAGCGCGAGATCATTCTCGTTCTTTTGACGCAAGGCGGAGGGGCGAAACGCGCGCCGAAAGCGACGGTGAAGGCCGAGGTTCAGTGCCGAAGCCGTGGATGCACGG AGGAACAGCTGGACGCTGCGCTAAAGGACCTAGAAGAAGCAGCCGAAATCATCGAACATGCAGGCTTTGTGGCCCTCGCTTGCTAG